Proteins encoded together in one Corynebacterium liangguodongii window:
- a CDS encoding long-chain fatty-acid--CoA ligase, with protein sequence MLSTMQEVPFSVARILSYGETIHSATRITTWRSGEAEESSFGAVGARAAAFAHALNDSLGVTGDERVATLLYNCAEHLEVMFAVAAKGAVFTPVNSQLVEDQIAYVLNHSQARVVVADPRLAAKLGRVLASCPQVTAVCFTGLGPLDPLAAELPDGTEALSYESLLDGRSTVYDWPDLPETTAAALVYSTATTGAPKAVAYSHRSLWLEAMSLRATDSMAITHGETFLCCIPIYHVLSWGVPLAAFLAGAPLVLPDSDVSAPTLAALIAATHPRVAHGVPTLWIQLINHYVDNPPGRMSLTEIFVGGSPVPPALIKAWEERYGVDVIHVWGMTETSTVGTVARPPSGVFGEARLAFRVSQGRFAPDLEYQVVNDGKVMASTDRSQGEIQVRGNMVAASYYHSPTQEPGELAGEFRGEQVTDVREAFTADGWLRTGDVGTVTNDGFMTLYDRARDVIRSGGEWIYSAQVENLIMESGEVIECAVIGYPDKQWGERPLAVTVLRGDIPATQETAQMLRTQLYSQLPRWMAPEYWTFVRSIDKTSVGKFDKKDLRKHLANDRFDIIALPGPGNRGGE encoded by the coding sequence ATGCTCTCCACCATGCAGGAAGTGCCGTTTTCCGTCGCTCGGATCCTCTCCTATGGGGAGACCATTCATTCGGCGACGCGGATTACCACGTGGCGCTCGGGCGAGGCCGAAGAATCGAGCTTCGGCGCGGTGGGGGCGCGCGCTGCGGCGTTTGCGCACGCACTCAATGACTCGCTCGGGGTCACGGGGGACGAACGGGTGGCCACGCTGCTCTATAACTGCGCTGAGCACCTCGAGGTAATGTTCGCTGTGGCGGCAAAAGGCGCCGTGTTCACGCCGGTGAATTCCCAGCTCGTCGAGGACCAGATCGCATACGTGCTCAACCACTCGCAGGCTCGGGTGGTGGTGGCAGACCCCCGCCTCGCCGCGAAACTCGGGCGGGTTCTCGCGTCCTGCCCACAGGTGACGGCGGTGTGTTTTACCGGGCTAGGCCCCCTCGATCCCCTCGCCGCTGAGCTGCCGGACGGCACCGAGGCGCTGTCATACGAGTCGCTTCTCGACGGCCGCTCGACCGTCTACGACTGGCCCGACCTGCCGGAGACCACCGCCGCCGCGCTGGTCTATTCCACCGCGACGACGGGGGCACCGAAGGCGGTGGCGTACTCGCATCGCTCCCTTTGGCTTGAGGCGATGAGCCTGCGCGCCACCGATTCGATGGCGATCACACACGGCGAGACCTTCTTGTGTTGCATCCCGATCTACCACGTGTTGAGCTGGGGCGTCCCGCTCGCGGCCTTCCTCGCCGGGGCGCCTTTGGTACTGCCCGATTCCGACGTCTCCGCCCCCACCCTGGCGGCACTTATCGCGGCGACTCACCCGCGGGTGGCACACGGCGTGCCCACGCTGTGGATCCAGCTGATCAACCACTACGTTGACAACCCACCGGGCCGGATGAGCTTGACCGAAATTTTCGTCGGCGGTTCCCCCGTCCCGCCCGCGCTGATCAAGGCGTGGGAGGAGCGCTACGGCGTCGACGTGATCCACGTCTGGGGCATGACCGAGACCTCCACCGTCGGCACCGTCGCGCGCCCTCCCTCGGGAGTCTTCGGTGAGGCCCGCTTGGCGTTTCGCGTCTCGCAGGGCCGCTTCGCGCCCGACTTGGAGTACCAGGTGGTCAACGACGGGAAGGTCATGGCCTCGACCGACCGCTCCCAGGGCGAGATCCAGGTCCGGGGGAACATGGTCGCCGCCTCCTACTACCACTCGCCCACCCAAGAACCCGGGGAGCTCGCCGGCGAGTTCCGCGGAGAGCAGGTCACCGACGTGCGCGAGGCATTTACCGCCGACGGGTGGCTGCGCACGGGGGACGTGGGCACGGTGACCAACGACGGCTTCATGACGCTCTATGACCGGGCCCGAGACGTGATCCGCTCCGGCGGCGAGTGGATCTATTCCGCGCAGGTGGAAAACCTCATCATGGAATCCGGAGAGGTCATCGAGTGCGCGGTGATCGGCTACCCCGATAAGCAATGGGGCGAGCGCCCGCTCGCGGTGACCGTTTTGCGCGGGGACATCCCCGCCACGCAAGAGACCGCCCAGATGCTGCGCACGCAGCTCTACTCCCAGCTGCCGCGCTGGATGGCCCCGGAGTATTGGACGTTCGTGAGATCCATCGATAAGACGTCCGTGGGCAAGTTCGACAAAAAGGACCTGCGCAAGCACCTTGCCAACGACCGCTTCGACATCATCGCGCTGCCGGGGCCGGGAAACCGCGGCGGCGAGTAG
- the rho gene encoding transcription termination factor Rho has product MTETGNAAQGHNGQDLTTMKLPELRKLAAEKGLRGVSTLRKGDLIQAITTGVVPKRAAVEPAGGAAEEAGGAEGGGAGQRRRAARRASGAAEDTGERSPEAQGSGAAAESEQPGQSDRGEAEEQRYESRSQARRARRNRAKGGGDEAQHSDDAGRDQGSEVDNDADGQRENRDNRDNRDNRERNDAGDGDGGNRRGRRGRRNRNRNGGGNNQNNGGGNNNHNNGGGQDYSQDDLQEVAGIVDVVDNNTAFVRTTGYHASSADVFINNKLVRSCGLRSGDAVIGQVRANGQSHTHGNGRNRQRYNQLVRVDTVNAMGVEEAKQRKNFHKLTPLYPNQRLRLETEPHILTTRVIDLVMPIGKGQRALIVSPPKAGKTTIMQNIANAIATNNPECYLMVVLVDERPEEVTDMQRSVKGEVISSTFDRPPSEHTAVAELAIERAKRLVEMGNDVVVLLDSITRLGRAYNNSSPASGRILSGGVDSNALYPPKRFLGAARNIEEGGSLTIIATAMVETGSAGDTVIFEEFKGTGNAELKLDRKIAERRVFPAVDVNPSGTRKDELLLAPEEARIMHKLRRILSALDPQQSIDMLIKQLKKTKTNGEFLMGVAQSAPMAADKNEEEYL; this is encoded by the coding sequence GTGACCGAGACGGGCAACGCCGCACAGGGCCACAACGGCCAAGACCTCACCACCATGAAGCTCCCCGAGCTGCGCAAGTTGGCAGCGGAGAAGGGCCTGCGCGGGGTCTCTACCCTGCGCAAGGGCGACCTGATCCAGGCGATCACCACTGGCGTCGTGCCCAAGCGCGCGGCGGTCGAGCCGGCCGGGGGCGCGGCAGAAGAGGCCGGGGGTGCGGAGGGTGGCGGCGCCGGGCAGCGGCGCCGCGCGGCGCGGCGAGCCTCGGGCGCCGCCGAGGACACGGGGGAGCGCTCGCCTGAGGCCCAGGGCAGCGGAGCCGCGGCGGAGTCTGAACAGCCCGGGCAGTCCGATCGCGGCGAGGCCGAGGAGCAGCGCTACGAGTCCCGGTCGCAGGCGCGCCGGGCGCGCCGCAACCGCGCCAAGGGGGGCGGGGACGAGGCGCAGCACAGCGACGACGCCGGCCGCGACCAGGGAAGCGAGGTCGACAACGACGCCGACGGGCAGCGCGAAAACAGGGATAACCGGGACAACCGGGACAACAGGGAGCGCAACGACGCCGGAGACGGCGACGGGGGCAACCGCCGCGGGCGCCGCGGGCGCCGCAACCGCAACCGCAACGGCGGCGGGAACAACCAGAACAACGGCGGCGGGAACAACAACCACAACAACGGTGGCGGGCAGGATTATTCGCAGGACGACCTGCAGGAGGTCGCCGGCATCGTTGACGTTGTGGACAACAACACCGCCTTCGTACGCACCACGGGCTACCACGCCAGCTCCGCCGACGTGTTCATTAACAACAAGCTCGTCCGTTCCTGCGGGCTGCGCTCCGGCGACGCGGTGATCGGGCAGGTCCGGGCCAACGGCCAGAGCCACACCCACGGAAACGGGCGCAACCGCCAGCGCTACAACCAGCTGGTCCGCGTGGACACGGTCAACGCGATGGGGGTCGAGGAGGCGAAGCAGCGTAAGAACTTCCACAAGCTCACCCCGCTCTACCCGAACCAGCGCCTGCGGCTGGAGACGGAGCCGCACATCCTCACCACCCGCGTCATCGACCTCGTCATGCCGATTGGCAAGGGGCAGCGCGCGCTCATCGTCTCCCCGCCGAAGGCGGGCAAGACGACGATCATGCAAAACATCGCCAACGCCATTGCGACCAACAACCCCGAGTGCTACCTCATGGTCGTGCTTGTTGACGAACGCCCGGAGGAGGTGACCGACATGCAGCGCTCCGTTAAGGGCGAGGTCATCTCCTCGACCTTCGACCGGCCGCCGTCAGAGCACACCGCGGTCGCCGAGCTCGCCATCGAGCGGGCGAAGCGCCTGGTGGAGATGGGCAACGACGTCGTCGTGTTGCTCGATTCCATCACCCGCCTGGGCCGCGCGTACAACAACTCCTCCCCGGCGTCGGGCCGCATCCTCTCCGGCGGCGTGGACTCCAACGCGCTCTACCCGCCGAAGCGCTTCCTCGGCGCGGCGCGCAACATCGAAGAAGGCGGCTCGCTCACGATCATCGCCACCGCGATGGTCGAGACCGGCTCGGCCGGCGATACCGTCATCTTCGAGGAGTTCAAGGGCACGGGCAACGCGGAGCTGAAGCTGGATCGCAAGATCGCCGAGCGGCGCGTGTTCCCGGCCGTCGACGTCAACCCCTCGGGCACCCGCAAGGACGAGCTTCTCCTCGCGCCTGAGGAGGCGCGCATCATGCACAAGCTGCGCCGTATCCTCTCGGCCCTCGACCCGCAGCAGTCGATCGACATGCTGATCAAGCAGCTGAAGAAGACGAAGACGAACGGCGAGTTCCTCATGGGCGTGGCGCAGTCGGCGCCGATGGCGGCGGACAAGAACGAAGAGGAGTACCTCTGA
- the prfA gene encoding peptide chain release factor 1 yields MAGEVSLVDDYVSEYEGIQAQMGDPDVAGDADQFRKLSKRYAELQPIINVYNRLTQARDDFEAASEMASEDKEFAEEAQRLEGEIAVLEEELADLLAPRDEHDGDDIIMEIKAGAGGEEAALFAADLARMYQKYCEKHGLNWEVLDLAESDLGGAKDLTVAIKAKTPSRDGAWSLLKFEGGVHRVQRVPVTESQGRIQTSAAGVYVFPEPEEVASVNIDEKDLRIDVYRSSGKGGQGVNTTDSAVRITHLPTNIVVTCQNERSQIQNKARAMQVLQARLDQLEREKAEAEEAEGRASQVRTMDRSERIRTYNWPENRINDHRINFKANNLDSVLDGNLDELIAALQKHERQERLEAEQ; encoded by the coding sequence ATGGCTGGTGAAGTCTCACTCGTTGACGACTACGTCTCCGAATACGAGGGCATCCAGGCCCAGATGGGGGACCCGGATGTGGCCGGGGACGCCGATCAGTTCCGCAAGCTCTCGAAGCGCTACGCCGAGCTGCAGCCGATCATCAACGTCTATAACCGGCTCACGCAGGCCCGCGACGATTTCGAGGCGGCCTCCGAGATGGCGAGCGAGGACAAGGAGTTCGCCGAGGAGGCGCAGCGACTTGAGGGCGAGATCGCGGTGCTCGAGGAAGAGCTGGCCGACCTGCTTGCCCCGCGGGATGAGCACGACGGCGACGACATCATCATGGAGATCAAGGCCGGGGCCGGCGGCGAGGAGGCCGCGCTCTTCGCCGCGGACCTCGCGCGCATGTACCAGAAATACTGCGAGAAGCACGGCCTGAACTGGGAGGTGTTGGACCTCGCGGAGTCCGACCTCGGCGGCGCCAAGGACTTGACGGTGGCGATCAAGGCGAAGACCCCCTCGCGGGACGGGGCGTGGTCGCTGCTGAAGTTCGAAGGCGGCGTCCACCGCGTGCAGCGCGTTCCGGTGACCGAGTCCCAAGGGCGCATCCAGACCTCCGCGGCCGGGGTGTACGTCTTCCCGGAGCCGGAGGAGGTTGCCTCCGTCAACATCGACGAGAAGGACCTGCGCATCGATGTCTACCGCTCCTCCGGCAAGGGCGGTCAGGGCGTGAACACGACCGACTCGGCGGTGCGCATCACGCACCTGCCGACGAACATCGTGGTGACCTGCCAGAACGAGCGCTCCCAGATCCAGAACAAGGCGCGCGCGATGCAGGTCTTGCAGGCCCGGCTCGACCAGCTCGAACGGGAGAAGGCGGAGGCCGAGGAGGCCGAGGGCCGCGCCTCCCAGGTGCGCACGATGGACCGCTCCGAGCGCATCCGCACCTATAACTGGCCGGAGAACCGCATCAACGATCACCGGATCAACTTCAAGGCGAACAACCTCGATTCGGTGCTCGACGGCAACCTCGACGAGCTCATCGCCGCGCTGCAGAAGCATGAGCGCCAGGAGCGCCTTGAAGCAGAGCAGTAG
- the prmC gene encoding peptide chain release factor N(5)-glutamine methyltransferase: MSARSALKQSSRQLVAAAARVLADAGVDTPLVDARLIAADLLGLAPLEVNFAEVPDGFEERYRERIARRARREPLQHITGVAAFGPLELAVGPGVFIPRPETEVLAEWAVRALAGVDKPRVVDLGTGSGALAIAIAHARGDASVTAVDASTVARDYAAANARRAGVSVDVVAGDFTDPGLLAPLRGRVDLVVSNPPYVPENPGLSPEVYFDPHEAVFSGASGMDAIRGLIPVAAALLAPGGALGIEHDEETSELVLREVAAHGELGEPAVLRDLTGRARFVTASKVVR, encoded by the coding sequence ATGAGCGCCAGGAGCGCCTTGAAGCAGAGCAGTAGGCAGCTCGTCGCGGCCGCGGCGCGCGTGCTAGCCGACGCCGGGGTCGACACCCCGCTCGTCGACGCGCGCCTCATCGCCGCAGACCTCCTCGGCCTCGCCCCCCTCGAGGTCAACTTCGCCGAGGTTCCCGACGGGTTCGAGGAGCGCTATAGGGAGCGCATCGCGCGCCGCGCGCGCCGCGAGCCGCTGCAGCACATCACCGGCGTGGCAGCGTTCGGCCCCCTCGAGCTTGCCGTCGGCCCGGGGGTGTTTATCCCGCGCCCTGAGACGGAGGTGCTCGCGGAGTGGGCGGTGCGCGCGCTCGCTGGCGTCGACAAGCCGCGCGTGGTGGACCTTGGTACGGGCTCGGGCGCGCTGGCCATCGCTATCGCGCACGCGCGTGGCGACGCCTCCGTCACCGCCGTCGACGCCTCAACCGTAGCCAGGGACTACGCCGCCGCCAACGCGCGGCGCGCGGGGGTAAGCGTTGACGTCGTCGCCGGGGACTTCACCGACCCGGGTCTCCTCGCGCCGCTGCGCGGCCGCGTCGATCTCGTCGTCTCCAACCCGCCCTATGTCCCGGAGAACCCGGGGCTGAGCCCGGAGGTGTATTTCGACCCGCACGAGGCCGTGTTCTCGGGCGCGAGCGGCATGGACGCCATCCGCGGTCTCATCCCCGTTGCGGCCGCGCTGCTGGCGCCGGGCGGCGCGCTCGGGATCGAGCACGACGAGGAGACCTCCGAGCTCGTGTTGCGGGAGGTCGCGGCGCACGGCGAGCTGGGCGAGCCTGCGGTGCTGCGGGACCTCACCGGGCGGGCGAGGTTTGTCACGGCGAGTAAGGTAGTGCGGTAG
- a CDS encoding L-threonylcarbamoyladenylate synthase encodes MPSQTYDCLSPDGRAQGLAAAADAIRAGQCVVLPTDTVYGIGCDAFNNDAVAKLLATKRRGPDMPVPVLVGSWSTIQGLVREFSDTAKILVEAFWPGGLSIVVPEAPSLPWNLGDTRGTVLLRMPNQPLAIELLREVGPMAVSSANLSGHDAAVTTSQARQQFGNAIPVYLDGGRAEVGTASTIVDISGPHPVILRHGAVSAERIGEVLGLDPESMSRARS; translated from the coding sequence ATGCCGAGCCAGACGTATGACTGCCTGTCCCCTGACGGTAGGGCCCAAGGACTTGCCGCCGCGGCGGACGCGATTCGGGCCGGCCAGTGCGTGGTGCTGCCGACCGACACCGTCTACGGCATCGGGTGCGATGCATTCAACAACGATGCGGTGGCAAAGCTCTTGGCCACCAAGCGCCGTGGGCCCGACATGCCCGTGCCCGTGCTCGTCGGCTCGTGGTCGACCATCCAGGGGCTGGTGCGGGAGTTCAGTGATACCGCGAAGATCCTCGTGGAGGCGTTTTGGCCCGGCGGGCTCTCGATCGTCGTGCCCGAGGCGCCCTCTCTGCCGTGGAACCTCGGTGATACCCGCGGCACGGTCTTGTTGCGCATGCCGAACCAGCCGCTGGCGATCGAGCTTTTGCGCGAAGTCGGGCCGATGGCCGTGTCCTCGGCGAACCTCTCCGGCCACGACGCGGCGGTGACCACATCGCAGGCCCGCCAGCAGTTCGGCAACGCCATCCCGGTCTACCTCGACGGCGGGCGCGCGGAGGTAGGTACGGCCTCGACTATCGTGGATATTTCCGGGCCGCACCCTGTCATTTTGCGCCACGGAGCGGTCAGCGCGGAGCGCATCGGTGAAGTGTTGGGCCTTGACCCGGAGAGCATGAGCAGGGCCAGGTCCTAG
- a CDS encoding glycosyltransferase family 4 protein — MGGAGVPLRELGLVLLTAAAITYLMTGPVRSLLVRTGRVAEIRTRDVHTQPTPSLGGLAMFSGFICAVFLAEQLPALTRGFAPVTPEMTAVVAGAFAIVIVGLVDDLYELGALTKLIGQCLAAVLLSFLGVTFTVFFVPFGDGTTLILDQVQGMAVAALFTVVLINAVNFVDGIDGLAAGLGMIAGGAILVYSLTILHDQAGAVSAYPPAIICAALVGICAGFLPHNFEPARIFMGDSGAMLIGLLLAAASISASGKINMSLYGTADFIALISPVMVVGAAVALPVIDLVWAVVRRAAKGQSPATADAGHIHHRLLRLGHTHRRTVLVLYTWVSAVAFGAVSFSIVPVRFAVGVTAIAVVAAALLTAVPLLSSREATGASGRRPRRSGSRRR; from the coding sequence GTGGGCGGCGCAGGCGTGCCGCTGCGCGAGCTCGGGCTCGTCCTCCTGACCGCCGCGGCCATTACCTACCTCATGACGGGCCCTGTGCGCTCGCTGCTCGTGCGCACAGGGCGCGTCGCGGAGATCCGCACCCGCGACGTGCACACCCAGCCGACGCCTTCGCTCGGCGGGCTGGCGATGTTCAGCGGGTTTATCTGCGCGGTCTTCCTCGCCGAGCAGCTGCCCGCGCTCACCCGCGGGTTCGCGCCCGTGACCCCGGAGATGACCGCGGTGGTCGCCGGGGCGTTCGCGATCGTCATCGTCGGACTTGTTGATGACCTCTACGAGCTCGGTGCGCTGACCAAGCTCATTGGTCAGTGCCTCGCCGCAGTCTTACTGAGCTTCCTCGGCGTGACGTTTACCGTGTTCTTTGTCCCCTTCGGCGACGGGACCACGCTCATCCTCGACCAGGTTCAGGGGATGGCCGTGGCCGCGCTTTTTACCGTGGTGCTGATTAACGCGGTGAACTTCGTCGATGGCATCGACGGCCTGGCAGCGGGCCTCGGCATGATCGCCGGGGGAGCGATCCTGGTCTACTCGCTGACCATCCTGCACGATCAGGCAGGTGCGGTCTCTGCCTACCCGCCGGCGATTATCTGCGCTGCGCTCGTGGGCATCTGCGCCGGCTTTTTGCCACACAACTTCGAGCCCGCGCGCATCTTCATGGGCGATTCCGGGGCGATGCTCATCGGGCTGCTGCTCGCTGCGGCCTCGATCAGCGCCTCCGGCAAGATCAACATGTCGCTCTACGGCACGGCGGACTTCATCGCGCTCATCAGCCCCGTCATGGTCGTGGGGGCCGCGGTGGCGCTGCCGGTGATCGATCTCGTCTGGGCCGTGGTGCGGCGGGCGGCGAAGGGGCAGAGCCCGGCGACGGCTGATGCCGGGCACATCCACCACCGCCTCCTGCGGCTGGGGCACACGCACCGGCGCACCGTGCTGGTGCTCTACACGTGGGTCTCAGCAGTCGCCTTCGGCGCCGTGAGTTTTTCCATTGTGCCCGTGCGCTTCGCTGTGGGAGTGACCGCCATCGCCGTCGTCGCGGCGGCGCTGCTCACGGCCGTGCCGCTGCTGTCCTCGCGCGAGGCCACCGGCGCTAGCGGGAGAAGACCTCGGAGATCGGGGTCGCGCCGTCGTTAA
- the atpB gene encoding F0F1 ATP synthase subunit A produces the protein MAEGFKGEFHAPSLGPEFFPGQTYGHMIGEEFANGWFALDRIMIVRLFVAAILVLLFVIAFRKPQLVPKGLQNVAEMGVDFVRVQIAEDTLGKKDGKRFLPVLATIFFSILFMNAATIIPGLNISPNARIGMPIVLAVVAYIAMIYAGVKRYGAMYFKHSLIIPGLPWFLHILVVPIEFFSTFVLRPVTLALRLMANFLAGHIILVLLYSATNFFFWQLNAWTAVSGLTLIAALLFTLYELIIIFLQAYIFALLTAVYIELSLHADSH, from the coding sequence TTGGCCGAGGGCTTTAAGGGTGAATTCCACGCGCCCTCACTTGGTCCAGAATTTTTCCCGGGGCAAACGTACGGCCACATGATCGGCGAGGAATTCGCCAACGGGTGGTTCGCACTGGATCGCATCATGATCGTTCGCCTCTTCGTGGCGGCGATTTTGGTGCTCCTCTTTGTTATTGCTTTTAGGAAGCCTCAGCTGGTTCCTAAAGGTTTGCAGAACGTCGCCGAGATGGGTGTGGACTTCGTCCGCGTCCAGATCGCGGAGGACACGCTCGGGAAGAAGGACGGGAAGCGGTTCCTGCCGGTCCTCGCCACCATCTTCTTCTCGATCTTGTTCATGAACGCGGCAACGATCATCCCGGGGCTGAACATCTCGCCTAACGCGCGCATCGGCATGCCGATCGTGCTGGCGGTCGTGGCCTACATCGCGATGATCTACGCCGGGGTGAAGCGCTACGGTGCTATGTACTTCAAGCACTCGCTCATCATCCCCGGCCTGCCATGGTTCCTCCACATCCTCGTGGTGCCGATCGAGTTTTTCTCGACCTTCGTCCTGCGTCCGGTCACGCTGGCTCTTCGTCTCATGGCGAACTTCCTGGCGGGCCACATCATCCTCGTCCTGCTGTACTCCGCTACCAACTTCTTCTTCTGGCAGCTCAACGCGTGGACGGCGGTAAGTGGCTTGACCCTGATCGCAGCGTTGCTCTTCACCCTGTACGAGTTGATCATCATCTTCCTGCAGGCGTACATCTTCGCGCTTCTCACGGCGGTGTACATTGAGCTCTCGCTGCACGCTGATTCGCACTAA
- a CDS encoding ATP synthase F0 subunit C: MNEIILAQAESTTTAFDGLQSIGYGIATIGPGIGIGMLVGKTVEGMARQPEMAGQLRTTMFLGIAFVEALALIGLVAGFLF, translated from the coding sequence ATGAACGAGATCATCCTCGCACAGGCCGAGTCCACCACCACCGCATTCGACGGCCTCCAGTCCATCGGCTACGGCATCGCCACCATCGGCCCGGGCATCGGCATCGGCATGCTCGTTGGCAAGACCGTCGAGGGCATGGCTCGCCAGCCCGAGATGGCCGGCCAGCTGCGCACCACCATGTTCCTGGGTATCGCCTTCGTCGAGGCCCTCGCCCTCATCGGCCTCGTCGCCGGCTTCCTGTTCTAA
- a CDS encoding F0F1 ATP synthase subunit B, translating to MTNVTIFNVAAEGETPLANEPSILLPPAYDVVWSLVVFAVVFLLFSKYVIPKFQEVLAEREDRIKGGIERAQVAQAEAKAALEKNNAELAEARAEAAEIREAARAKGKEIEAALRAEGEAQRARIIEEGEKQLLASREQVVAELRNEMGQNSISLAERLLGTELSDSTRRSSTIDDFLSQLDNVSTRK from the coding sequence ATGACAAACGTCACTATCTTTAACGTGGCTGCAGAAGGGGAGACTCCGCTCGCCAACGAGCCGTCGATCCTCCTGCCGCCTGCGTACGACGTGGTGTGGTCGTTGGTCGTCTTCGCGGTTGTCTTCCTCCTCTTCTCCAAGTACGTCATCCCGAAGTTCCAGGAGGTCCTCGCGGAGCGCGAAGACCGCATCAAGGGCGGTATCGAGCGTGCTCAGGTTGCCCAGGCGGAAGCCAAGGCTGCTCTGGAGAAGAACAACGCCGAGCTCGCCGAGGCCCGCGCTGAGGCGGCCGAGATCCGCGAAGCCGCCCGTGCAAAGGGCAAGGAGATCGAGGCTGCACTGCGTGCCGAGGGCGAGGCCCAGCGCGCGCGCATCATCGAGGAGGGCGAAAAGCAGCTCCTCGCGTCGCGCGAGCAGGTCGTTGCCGAGCTGCGCAACGAGATGGGCCAGAACTCGATCAGCCTCGCCGAGCGCCTGCTCGGCACCGAGCTGTCGGATTCGACCCGCCGTTCCTCGACGATCGACGACTTCCTGTCCCAGCTCGACAACGTGTCCACGAGGAAGTAG
- a CDS encoding F0F1 ATP synthase subunit delta, translating to MKAASREAQEQVQVRLEDLIRNSDNSVAAAAQIGAELFLVVDQLDGERALRVAVADPSLEPAQRTGIMGDVFGNRVADQTKQVLLAAAGQEWSSPRELRQGLINLGRRALLRGAEGQGQLEQVEEELFGLSVLLENNKQLTQLLADRTATAEKKRGLLANVIYGHVTMFTEALALQVIGRPESNPVDDLAALATEVAQLRGKTVARITSAEELSDSQREALAGKLKTIYGCEIAIHSEVDPSLLGGMVIRVGDEVIDGSTRGKITRLRADLAATTAY from the coding sequence ATGAAGGCAGCTAGTCGCGAAGCACAAGAGCAGGTACAGGTACGCCTCGAAGACCTGATCCGCAATTCCGACAACTCCGTCGCCGCCGCCGCTCAGATCGGCGCCGAGCTGTTTCTCGTGGTAGACCAGCTCGACGGCGAGCGCGCGCTGCGTGTCGCCGTTGCGGATCCAAGCCTCGAGCCCGCGCAGCGCACGGGGATCATGGGCGACGTCTTCGGCAACAGGGTTGCTGATCAGACGAAGCAGGTGCTCCTCGCCGCGGCGGGTCAGGAGTGGTCGTCGCCGCGCGAGCTGCGTCAGGGGCTGATCAACCTCGGCCGCCGCGCGCTGCTGCGTGGCGCCGAGGGGCAGGGCCAGCTCGAGCAGGTCGAAGAAGAGCTGTTCGGCCTGTCCGTGCTGCTGGAGAACAACAAGCAGCTCACCCAGCTGCTGGCTGACCGCACTGCGACCGCCGAGAAGAAGCGTGGCCTTTTGGCAAACGTCATCTACGGCCACGTGACTATGTTCACCGAGGCCCTGGCGTTGCAGGTGATCGGCCGTCCCGAGAGCAACCCCGTCGACGACCTCGCCGCGCTCGCCACAGAGGTGGCGCAGCTGCGGGGCAAGACGGTGGCCCGTATCACCTCTGCCGAGGAGCTCAGCGACTCGCAGCGGGAAGCCCTCGCCGGCAAGCTGAAGACGATTTACGGCTGTGAGATTGCCATCCACTCTGAGGTTGACCCCAGCCTCCTCGGCGGAATGGTGATCCGCGTCGGTGACGAGGTCATCGACGGCTCCACGCGCGGAAAGATCACGCGCCTGCGGGCCGACCTCGCCGCCACAACGGCCTACTAG